In the genome of Mesorhizobium sp. NBSH29, the window AGCGCTCCGATGCCTGGGACTGGCAGCGGCGCTGGCGGTTCTGATCCGCTGGATCGGGATCGAAAGCCTGTCGGGCTCCCTTCTCCTTGCCTTGCTTGTCTGGGCCGGGTTTCAGGCCGCAGGCCTTGCAGGCGCGGTCGTCCACGAAGGCTACCCGGCGAAGCTCTACGCAATCCATGCAGGAGACGCGTTGGCCAAGGCGGTCGTGGCCAGCCTTTCCATCGCGTTCCTCACAACTCGTTTCGGCTGAACCGGAATGCTGGCGTCTATTGCAACTTACAGGTCCATCCGCAGAACCTTAAGCGCTCCGTGCCCTATCAGGAGAGCCTCATGCCCGAACAAGTAATCTCCAGAGATGGCACCCTCATTGCTTTCGAGCGCAGTGGGAGTGGCCCGGCCATAATCCTCATCAGCGGAATTCTGAGCGACCGCAGCGGGGTCGCGGCGCTCAGCAAGGCACTGTCAGACCATTTCACGACATTCGCGGTGGACCGGCGCGGACGAGGCGACAGCGGTGATGGGGCGTCCTATTCCGTTACCCGCGAAATCGAGGATATCACCGCCATGATCGTGACGGCTGGCAGCCGTCCGGCGCTTTTCGGGCACTCCTCAGGCGCGGCATTGGCACTCCATGCCGCTGCCAATGGTCTGCCGATCGGAAGCCTCATTCTCTATGAACCACCGTTCTCGCCCGAGGATGCGCCGAAAGTGGAAGATTCCTACGTCGCCGAGGTGCGAGGCCACTTGAACGTCGGCCGTCACGCAGCGGCGATCAAAGCCTTCCTCGCCGCATCGGGCGTGCCGGACGAAATGGCTGCGGCGATGGCCACCGACAACGCGCGTTTGCGCGCCGCCCCGAGCATGTCGAACGATCTCGACCTCATGGGCATATCGACGGGCGGCCGTCTGCCCGTTGAGATCGCGCGAAGGGTCGCCGTGCCTACACTCATCCTGACCGGTGATCAGAGCCCCGAATTCTTCGGTGCCACCGCCGAACGTCTGGGCCAGTTGATCCCCGATGCGCGGGTTGCCGTCCTCACCGGCGCGGACCACTCGGCCGCACCTGAGATCGTCGCACCAGCGGTGGCGACCTTTCTGATCGAGATGCATCAGGACAGGGTCAGGAGAGGGTCAGGATAGCGCATAAGACCGAAAATCATTTGTCAGGAGAAGGCACATAGTAACCATCATCATCTTCGAAATTTCGCCAGATAGCGACACGGTTTTAACCGGAAACATGTGCGTGCCCGGTACAGTAAAAGTACTGGATGGCATGCTTTCAGTATCCGCTTTGTACACCGCCGCTAAAGCTTGTGGCGACCTAAGATCATGATTGCTCAAAACTGAAGAGGAAAACAAATGCTAACCCTTCCCAGGATTGTTGACCGCCCTGCGGTAACCTACGTCGCGCTGAAGGCCGACGTCACGCTTCCTTTCGACGGTCAGATCCCCGCAATTCTAAAACGCCTTTTCTCACACATCGAAAATAACAAGTTGAAAGAAGGCGGGCCAATTTTCTTCAAGCATAATGTAATCAACATGCCGGATATTGAGATGGAGTTCGGAGTGCCGGTCGACCAAGCTGTCGCGCCTTTCGAAGACTTCACGAGCGGCATCCTTCCCGCGGGGCGGTATGCTGAAATCACATATTTTGGGCCCTATGAGAATCTCATTATGGTCAATGGCGTTCTTATCGGGTGGGCCTGTCAGGCTGGTCTGATTTTCGATTCCGGGCATAAAGATGGTGGCGAGTGGTTCGCAAATCGTCTTGAAATCTACCATAATGGTCCTGACGAAGAGCCAGATCCGCAAAAGCTGCAAACCACCGTAACGATCAAACTACGGGATGAAGGTTGTCACTGATTGCTCGTCATTGGTTCGTTCCACGTTCAGATCGTGACCAGAACTGCGCTTCGGCTATTTAGGGGTGTGGCTCTGGGCGTTTGGCGCAGAGTTGGTTGAATTTTTCGGTCCCCGGCCTGAATGGAAAAGGAAAGATGATTGCAAAGCCGACATTTCAGACAGTTACCCTATTCGCGGAGAACTTCGCGCCTTGCCGGGAGTTTTATTTGTCGTCCCTGAACATGCCGATTGTGTTTGAGGACAAGGTGTCAGCAGTGTTCGACTTTGGCGGCATCATGATCAATGCGTTGGCCCTCTCGGGAGCCAATGAGCTTGTAAGACCGCACGCAGCACCGAGCAAAACGGCAGCCAGCCTACAAGTGGGCGTTCGCCACACAGTTGGCGGTCTTCAAGGCCGATGGCGCCCTTTCCGAACGAAAAAGCGCCTGATGTTACAACCTGATCGGTCTTTTGACAGGGTCTGCAACGATAACCGTAGGAGGCAATTATGAGAAAGCTAGTGTTAGGGATGTTTGTTTCAGTCGACGGCTTTGTCAGCGGTCCTAACGGGGAGGTTGACTGGATTTTCAAGACCGGGAACGATGCGACAGACGAATGGATAGTCGATAATTTATGGCAGGCAGGCATCATTGCTATGGGCCGCCGCTCTTACTCTGAAATGGCAAACTACTGGCCAAATGCAGATACGCCCTTCGCAGAACCCATGAACAAGATTCCCAAGGTAGTATTCACCAAGAATGGCCTCTCAGATCGACCGAACCCTCATGCAACCACAATGGCTTCGACTGAAACTGAGCGTGCAAAGGTATCATCCTCTGATGTGACAGAGCCGATAGTTGAGGGTGTGGGCACTTGGTCCAATCCCATTGAAGCTAAGGGAAACCTCTCAGAGGAAGTTACGCGCCTCAAGGCGCAGCGGGGCAAGGACATCAGGGTTCTCGGCGGTGCCAATCTTGCTCAGGATCTGGCGGCCAACGGTCTCATCGATGAATATCAACTCCTGATTGCTCCGATTGCGCTTGGCAAGGGGGTGCCCTTGTTTTCCGGATTGTCCAAACCAATGGATTTGCAACTCATCAGTGCAAAGACTTTTTCCGGTGGCGCCATCGCGGTGGTTTATCGATCCACTTAAGTTCGCCTCAAAGGGACCATGATTTCGTTCCGCAGCTGGCCAGATCGAAGGTAAGAAGATGAATGTGAAACCAATATTCGAAACAGTCACTCTGTTCTCGGATAAGTTCGCTGCCTGTCGTGATTTCTACCATTCGGCGCTTGAACTCCCGCTGGTGTTTGAGGACGAAGTGTCCGCGGTGTTCGAGTTCGGCGGCATTATGGTCAACGTCCTCGCGCTATCCGAAGCCGATGAGCTTGTCATCCCGCAAGCTGCGCGGGGCAATCCTGTTACTGGCTGGGGCGTTTGCGTTCTCAAGGAGAGGCTAGCAGATTCGGAAGGACCCGCTATGTCGGGCCGGCATCGGTCTCGTCCCCCATCGCGACCGAGCTGCAAGCCTTGGCCGCCTACTCTGTCGTCAGGCCAGCGGTCATGTTGACGACAGAGGCCGTCATCGCTGCCGCATGACCTGACGCAAGGAACGCGATGGTCTGCGCCACCTGCGACAGGGTCGGCAGACGTTTCAGCATCGTGCCTTGAGCTGCGCCTCCGAGCCAGTCCTGCACGGTCAATCCCATCGCCTCAGCTTTCGGAGCGAAAAGCTCGCCGGTATAGGAACCTGCCGCGACCGCGTCGGAAATCGCGTGTGATCGCAGACTGAGGACGCGGATGTTGCGCGGACCGAGTTCGCTTGCCAGCGCCTTCGTGAATGCTTCGATGCCTGCGCAGCCAACGATGTGGCCAAGGTGGCCAGGCGCCGCCATGCGACCGCCGGGAGCCACCACCGTGATGATTACCCCGCCGTGATCTCCGCCCATGTGGGGTGCGACCGCCTTGCAGATGTTGAACTGAGACGATAGGAATGGCTCAATGCCCTGCGTAAACTCCGCGAGCGACAGGTCAGCGATCTCCTTCCCCTGGTCGTGCATGAAGCTCGTGGCATTGACCACGATATCGATGCCGCCGGTCTGCCCGGCCAGCATCTCGGTCCGCTCTACCGTCGCCTGCTCGTCGAGCGTATCAACCTCGAAGGTGTCGACGGTTCCACCCGCCGCGCGGATGCCTTGTGCCGCTTCTGCCAGCCGCTCCTGCGTCCGCGCTCCCAAGTAGATATGTGCTCCGTCTCGCGCGAGCGCCTGTCCGACCGCACTGCCGATCGCCCCACTGCCGCCGAAAATCACTGCGGTCTTCTTGTCCAAGGACATCGTGCTCACTCCCTATCCGGATTGTTCAAGCGGTCATCATAAATGACTTGAAGTCTTGTCCAGCCTGACCAGAAGGATGGCCGGTCTGTGCCCGACATCGTCGCGACAAGTATCTCGAGGTGCATGTGCCACCCGCCAGCGATCTCCGTCTGCGCCCCCTGGTCATCAAGGCCACGGTGAGTGACCGTCAGAAGGACGCGGTCACCCTTTTCCTTCAGAGCGAAGGTCACGTCCCCTTTTCCCCAGGCGATCTTGAGCATCCGCATCGGGTCGACCGCGATGACCTGACTCTGCATCAGCTGCTCTTCTGGAAATCCGGCGGGGCGCACGTCGTCGGCATCGCTCAGGGTGTCATTGTGCCAGACGAGGTTCAGAGGAGCGCCCGGGACGAGGGCCATCTCTCCGGCGGCAAACCATTTCCGGCGCAGATCGCTGTCGGTGAGGTAGCGCCAGATCCGGTCGGCGGGACCGGGCAGCCAACGCTCAATGACCATGGTCGAACCGCCGGTCAACTCAGCAAAGGCGCCAGTGCCGTCTTGAAGTGTCATGCTTTTCCTCCTTCGGAGGTCGGGTCTGTTGCGGATCGAGACGACGCTTGCGCGTCTTCCTCGCGCAGGAGGCGGTGGAGGGTATCGAGACGTTCGGTCCAGAAGCTTTCGTAGTAGGATAACTCGTCGAGCGCCTGCTTCAGCGGTGCTGCCTCGAGGTGACAAACATGCGTGCGCCAACGGACCTCACGGCGAACCAGACCAGCCTGTTCCAAGACGCGGATGTGCTTGGACGCCGCGGCGAGCGTCATCGAAAACGGGGCCGACAACTCGCCGACGCTGCGCTCTCCCTGCGCCAGTTCCCGGAGCATCCGACGCCGGGTCCCGTCGCTGAGCGCTTGGAATATGTGGTCCATGTGTTGTGATTCTCGTTCAACCATCAGGTATAATTATACTTGGTCGCGCGATCATTCAACCTGAAAGTATAACGAGAGATTGCGTGCTGCCGCTTTGGGGCGATGGCCAGCGATGGTTGTCCCCATGCGAGGGTGTGGCCTCGTGTCGTCGTCGGGCACCCTCCGCGAGATACGTGGCGTACCAGTGGCCGACGTTCTAGGCGCTGTTGACACCGGATCGATCTGCGCGTGCTGGTTCAGGTGCACGATACACTTCGTGAAGAGTGCCTTCTGGCGCGAGAGGGCACCATCGGCCCGTGGAAGCAGCATTGGCACTAGGCCGAAGTCTGCTATTTCTCGGAAATCATGCACACTGAGTGATTTGATCTGGCCTTCGACGGCCCAACGAACGTTTTATCGTTGAAAATCTGAGAGATGGTGCACCCGACTGGATTCGAACCAGTGGCCTTCGCCTTCGGAGGGCGACGCTCTATCCAGCTGAGCTACGGGTGCTTACCTTGGTGCAACTGCTTACGTGGTGCTTACTCGAGGAATATCAGCTTTCCAAGCGCTTCGCATCGATCATCGTAAGTCGTTGTTTATTCTTCCTCTTTCGTCATTCCTTTTTTCAAATCCCTCCTTGACATCAGCCTTCGGAGGGCAGCGCTCTATCCAGCTGAGCTACGGGTGCAGGGCCTGATGTTTGGTTCAGGCCGTCATGGCGCGGGCTGGTCGCGTCCGTGGCGGATTTCATAGCTGAACCGCGGCACCGCATCAACTGCGAAGTGGCGGGTGTGTTTGCCTACTGCGTTGCCACGCCCGATCCGCCGCTGCGCCGCGATGTCTCCGGCATATAGAGCCCGATCAATTCTTCCACATGGGCGTCGCGCGCGCGTGCGCTTTCGCCGCCCATGACGACCACCACCAGTCCCCGGCCGCCGGTGCGAACGGAAGTGACGATGTTGAAGCCTGAGGCTCCTATATAGCCGGTCTTGATGCCATCGACGCCCTGCACACGGCCGAGCAGCCTGTTGTGGCCTTTGATTATCTTGCCGCGGAAGGTAAATTCACGGGCTGAAAAATAGCCAAATTGGCGCGGAAATCGTCGCTGCAATGCCATGCCAAGCAGTGCCATGTCGCGCGCCGTGGTCACCTGTGACGGGTCGGGAAGGCCAGACGCGTTGCGGAACACCGTGCCCGACATGCCGAGCGACCGGGCCTTGGTCGTCATATAGGCTGCAAACTGGTCTTCGGTGCCGGCCAGATGTTCGGCCACTGCCACCGCCACGTCATTAGCCGATTTGGTGCACAGCGCCTGGATGGCTTCGGCGACGGTAATGGTTTCGCCGGCGCGAAAGCCGAGTTTTGAGGGCGGGCGTGCTGCCGCATAGGCTGAAACCGGGATCTGCGTGTCATCCGAGACGCGTCCCTGTTCAAGCGCCTCGAACAGCAGGTAAAGCGTCATCATCTTGGTTAGTGATGCCGGGTAGCGCGGCTGCGTGGAGCTGGACTGAAACAGCGTCTTTCCATTGGTGGAATCTACCACAATCGATGCATATTTGGGCGAGGCCGCAAATTGCGGCAGCGTCGGCTCTGGTGGGCGCAGTGTTTCAGTGGTGGAACAGGCGGCAAGCAGGCCAAGTACGAGAACAACAGCAACGCCGCGCAGCGCCGGCCAAAAATTTCTTATCATGTTCGCCAAGAAAATACTTTCCCCGCACCGCAGCCACTGTCATGTCCCGCTGCGTCACATAGCAACTGGGCTGCCAAGGTCAACAGCGGCGCTGCGTTGCGGGCCGGTTCGTGCGCAGCTGTGGTGATTGGGCAACCCCGACGGGCTTGCACTTGGCAGCGGTGCCGCCACAATGGCACTCCCGAACGAAACTGCTGGTATGAAAATGTCCGAGATCGCCTCCCTTGCCGCCACCATATTCAAGCGTGCCTCCGGCCAGGCGCGCTTCGTCGTCGCGATTGCGGGTCCGCCCGGCGCCGGCAAATCGACCTTGGCTGATGCACTCCACGAGCTACTGCCGGAGCGCCAGGCCGTGGTCGTGGCGATGGACGGGTTTCACTATGATGACGGCGTCCTGGAAGCGCGCGGGCTGAAAGCGCGCAAGGGCGCGCCCGAGACATTTGACGCTGCCGGATTTGCACATCTTTTGAAGCGTATCCGGGCGCGCGAACCGGAGATTGCCATTCCCGTCTTCGATCGGTCGATGGAGCTGGCGCGCGCCGGTGCCGGCATCATCACAGCTGACACAAAATTCATCCTCGTGGAAGGCAACTATCTGCTGCTCGACGAGGGACCATGGTCCGATTTTGCACCCTTGTTCGATCTCACCGTATTTCTGGATGTGGAGCGGGCTGAGCTGGAGCGACGGCTGTTGCAGCGCTGGCATGATCTTGGGCGCACCGACGGCTCCGCCTGGGTTGCCTCCAACGACATGCCCAATGTGGACACCGTGCTGACCAGAAGCCGGCTTGCCGATGTGGTACTGCGTTCTGATGGCGCTGCGCGAGCCAGTCCGGGTTGACGTGCCGTGTCCCGGGGGTCAACTATCTGGCTTCTGCCGGCAGGCCGGCTCACGCGACAGACGGGCAGTAAAAATGGAAAAAGCGGATATCGGCTTGATCGGGCTTGGCGTCATGGGTTCCAACCTGGCGCTCAACATCGCCGAACAGGGCAACCGGGTCGCGGTGTTCAACCGCACCACCGAACGGACGACTGAATTTGTTCAATCCGCTGGCGCGCTGACCGATCGTATTGTGCCCTGCGAGACCATTGAGGCGCTGGCAGAGGCCATCCGCCCGCCGCGCCCGGTAATCCTGATGATCAAGGCCGGCGATCCGGTCGACCAGCAGATCGCCCATCTTCGCGAGGTACTGGGCAAAGGCGATAGTATCATTGATGCCGGCAACGCAAATTTTCGCGACACGCTGCGGCGCTTTTCCGAACTGAAGGACAGCGGGCTGACCTTTATCGGCATGGGTGTTTCAGGCGGAGAGGAGGGCGCGCGCCATGGCCCGTCGATCATGGTTGGGGGTGCCGAAAATGCCTGGAAGCGCGTCGAGAAGGTGCTGGTGTCAATCTCTGCGAAATTCGAGGGCGAGCCCTGCGTTGCCTGGCTCGGCCCGGACGGCGCCGGCCATTTCGTCAAAACCATCCATAATGGCATCGAATATGCCGACATGCAGATGATTGCGGAAATCTATGGCGTGCTGCGCGATGGCGTCGGGCTCGAGCCCAAGGAAATCGGAGGCGTTTTTGGGGCATGGAACACCGGCCGGCTAAATTCCTACCTCATCGAGATCACCGAAAAGGTGCTCATGGCGCAAGACCCTGAGACCGGAAATCCGATGGTCGACATGATCCTTGACCGCGCCGGCCAGAAGGGTACGGGCAAATGGTCGGTGATCGAGGCGCAGACGCTTGGCATTCCAGCCACTGCAATCGAGGCGGCGGTTGCAGCGCGCGTGGTATCGTCGATGAAAGGCGAGCGCGAGAAGGCACAAGAAGTCTATGGCAAACTCGACAGCGGCGCCTTGGCGGGAGACCGCGCGGCGCTGTTGAACCATCTTGAGCTAGCACTTTTTGCCGGCAAGATTGCTGCCTATGCGCAGGGATTTACGGTGATGGCGGCAGCCTCAAAAGAATTCGGCTGGAACCTGCCGCTACCGACCATCGCAAAAATCTGGCGGGCCGGCTGCATCATCCGCTCGCAGTTCCTTGGCACCATTGCCGAGGCGTTCCAGGCTGGCGGTGCAGAAGACAATCTGTTGATGGCGCCTGCCTTTGTCACGATGATGAAGGAGGCGCATCCATCGCTCCGCCACATTGTGGCGCGTGCATCGGAGGCCGGGCTGCCGGTGCCAGCACTAGCCTCGGCGCTCGCCTATTTCGACAGCTACCGACAGGCACGCGGCACCTCTAACCTTATCCAGGCGCAGCGCGATTTCTTCGGCGCCCATGGCTTTGAGCGCATCGACGCTGAAGGGGCGTATCACGGCCCTTGGGGCAGCGGCCTCAGCGCATAAACTGCGTCAGGCGTTGAGCGCTGCCGCAGGCTTTTCCTCGGTCGCACCCCGATTGTGGGTACGCTCGGAAAGCTGGCGCACGATACGGCTGGCCGTCGTCTCAAACAGGAATGGCAGCACGGCATGGACGAGTGCAGCACCTGCTGCCAAAAATAGCCGCGAGGAAAACCACGCCGCAAAGGCCATATGGCCAAAATAGGTTTCTTCCACAGAAGCCGGGTGCTCGGTGAAAAGACGGGCAATGCGTGTTGTCATGGGTCCCTCGGCGTTTTTTTGAGCTCACTGCCCAGTGTGCGACAAGGATTTCGCCCGATCATCCCAATTTGTCCTTGTATTTGCCAATATGTTGGGACAATCCTCCCGTTATGACGCCACAAATAGACATAACAGACCGTCGTATCCTTGCTGAACTGCAACGAGACGGCTCGCTTACGGTCGACCAACTGTCTGAAAAAGTCGGGCTTTCACGCAATGCCTGCTGGCGGCGCGTGAAGAGACTGGAGGAGGACGGCGTGATCACCGGCCGGGTGGCGCTGGTTGATGCTGAAAAGCTGGGGCTTGGCCTTTCGGTGTTCGTGATTGTGCGCACCTCGAGCCATGACCCTGAATGGCTGGCAAAATTTCGTGCTGCCGTGACCTCCTTTCCCGAGATTATTGGTGTCTACCGCATGTCAGGCGATCTCGATTATGTTCTGCGCGCCCGCGTTTCGGACGTGAAGGCCTATGACCGCCTTTACCAGCGGCTGATCGCCAAAGTGCCGCTCAGCGATGTTTCAGCCTCCTTTGTGATGGAGGAAATCAAGGAAACGACCATCGTGCCGGTGGAAATCCGCTAATCGGGGCGATTGTCCGTTGACGATCTCGCGACTTCGACCGATACAACCGGCTTCATGAACACAAGTGAACCGAATGCGCCTCTGGTGGGCGTGGTACGCCTACCCCATAGCGAGGGCCTGGACCTGCCAGCCTATGAGACGGAAGGCGCGGCCGGGCTTGATCTGCGCGCCGCAGTTGCAGAAGACCGGCAGATGATCCTGCTGCCCGGCAAACGGGCGTTGGTGCCAACCGGGCTGGTGCTTGAAATTCCGCACGGTTTTGAGGGCCAGATCCGGCCACGCTCCGGTCTTGCCTTCAAGCATGGCATTACCTGCCTCAACACACCAGGGACCATCGACAGCGATTATCGCGGCGAGGTGAAGGTGCTTCTGGTCAATCTCGGCGACGAGGATTTCGCCATCACCCGTGGCATGCGGATCGCCCAGATCGTGTTCGCAGCCGTCGCCCGCGCCTCTCTTGAAGAGCGCAGCCTTGCTGCACCGACTGTTCGGGGCGAAGGCGGCTTCGGCTCGACCGGCACGAGCTAAAATTGCAGGTGCCTTAGTACGCTTTTTGATGTCCGCCGGTGTGCACCCGGTGCAGCGCGTCAGCCGACCCCCCCCTGAGGATAACGACGTGATGCTTGCCCACTCAAGCTGTGGGCTCGATTGGCAATAGATGCGGTGTCAGTCAGAGCGTGCCCATTATCCGAGACACGGTCTCCGTTTTTCAGTGGCAGCAGTATCGCACTGTCCAGGACGTACAGAAAAGAGCCGATTGCATCGAGCGGCAAGGACACTGTCCTCATCGCGAGATACGAGCGCGCAACGAAGTCCAGGATGGGCACCCCGTCGACGGAGGAAGCTCACACAAGTTTGCCAATCAGCACGCATATGTCAGCAATGCACGCGCTGGCCCAACCACCAAGCTTTGCGGAAAAGCCTTCCCAAAGCTAAGTTCTTGGATCCGACAGGGGGATGGACCAATGGACAAGGGCAAGATATTTCGAGACTTGCATCAATCGACATTCGTGATGCCAAATCCAGGTGATATCGGCACAGCGCGGCTTCTTGAAGAAGCCGGATTTTCTGCGCTGGCCACGTCAAGCGCCGGCTTTGCGTTCACGCAGGCGTTGCCTGATGGCGGCGTCGGTTTTGACCATATGAT includes:
- a CDS encoding DUF1761 domain-containing protein, which translates into the protein MMIWFGSVLAGAVLAFVVGAIWYGLLFGGAAASLSPAYAEAATPQASTLAFEALRCLGLAAALAVLIRWIGIESLSGSLLLALLVWAGFQAAGLAGAVVHEGYPAKLYAIHAGDALAKAVVASLSIAFLTTRFG
- a CDS encoding alpha/beta fold hydrolase, translating into MPEQVISRDGTLIAFERSGSGPAIILISGILSDRSGVAALSKALSDHFTTFAVDRRGRGDSGDGASYSVTREIEDITAMIVTAGSRPALFGHSSGAALALHAAANGLPIGSLILYEPPFSPEDAPKVEDSYVAEVRGHLNVGRHAAAIKAFLAASGVPDEMAAAMATDNARLRAAPSMSNDLDLMGISTGGRLPVEIARRVAVPTLILTGDQSPEFFGATAERLGQLIPDARVAVLTGADHSAAPEIVAPAVATFLIEMHQDRVRRGSG
- a CDS encoding GyrI-like domain-containing protein, which codes for MLTLPRIVDRPAVTYVALKADVTLPFDGQIPAILKRLFSHIENNKLKEGGPIFFKHNVINMPDIEMEFGVPVDQAVAPFEDFTSGILPAGRYAEITYFGPYENLIMVNGVLIGWACQAGLIFDSGHKDGGEWFANRLEIYHNGPDEEPDPQKLQTTVTIKLRDEGCH
- a CDS encoding dihydrofolate reductase family protein; translation: MRKLVLGMFVSVDGFVSGPNGEVDWIFKTGNDATDEWIVDNLWQAGIIAMGRRSYSEMANYWPNADTPFAEPMNKIPKVVFTKNGLSDRPNPHATTMASTETERAKVSSSDVTEPIVEGVGTWSNPIEAKGNLSEEVTRLKAQRGKDIRVLGGANLAQDLAANGLIDEYQLLIAPIALGKGVPLFSGLSKPMDLQLISAKTFSGGAIAVVYRST
- a CDS encoding SDR family NAD(P)-dependent oxidoreductase translates to MSLDKKTAVIFGGSGAIGSAVGQALARDGAHIYLGARTQERLAEAAQGIRAAGGTVDTFEVDTLDEQATVERTEMLAGQTGGIDIVVNATSFMHDQGKEIADLSLAEFTQGIEPFLSSQFNICKAVAPHMGGDHGGVIITVVAPGGRMAAPGHLGHIVGCAGIEAFTKALASELGPRNIRVLSLRSHAISDAVAAGSYTGELFAPKAEAMGLTVQDWLGGAAQGTMLKRLPTLSQVAQTIAFLASGHAAAMTASVVNMTAGLTTE
- a CDS encoding SRPBCC family protein, producing MTLQDGTGAFAELTGGSTMVIERWLPGPADRIWRYLTDSDLRRKWFAAGEMALVPGAPLNLVWHNDTLSDADDVRPAGFPEEQLMQSQVIAVDPMRMLKIAWGKGDVTFALKEKGDRVLLTVTHRGLDDQGAQTEIAGGWHMHLEILVATMSGTDRPSFWSGWTRLQVIYDDRLNNPDRE
- a CDS encoding ArsR/SmtB family transcription factor, which produces MVERESQHMDHIFQALSDGTRRRMLRELAQGERSVGELSAPFSMTLAAASKHIRVLEQAGLVRREVRWRTHVCHLEAAPLKQALDELSYYESFWTERLDTLHRLLREEDAQASSRSATDPTSEGGKA
- a CDS encoding D-alanyl-D-alanine carboxypeptidase family protein, which gives rise to MIRNFWPALRGVAVVLVLGLLAACSTTETLRPPEPTLPQFAASPKYASIVVDSTNGKTLFQSSSTQPRYPASLTKMMTLYLLFEALEQGRVSDDTQIPVSAYAAARPPSKLGFRAGETITVAEAIQALCTKSANDVAVAVAEHLAGTEDQFAAYMTTKARSLGMSGTVFRNASGLPDPSQVTTARDMALLGMALQRRFPRQFGYFSAREFTFRGKIIKGHNRLLGRVQGVDGIKTGYIGASGFNIVTSVRTGGRGLVVVVMGGESARARDAHVEELIGLYMPETSRRSGGSGVATQ
- a CDS encoding nucleoside triphosphate hydrolase, with the protein product MSEIASLAATIFKRASGQARFVVAIAGPPGAGKSTLADALHELLPERQAVVVAMDGFHYDDGVLEARGLKARKGAPETFDAAGFAHLLKRIRAREPEIAIPVFDRSMELARAGAGIITADTKFILVEGNYLLLDEGPWSDFAPLFDLTVFLDVERAELERRLLQRWHDLGRTDGSAWVASNDMPNVDTVLTRSRLADVVLRSDGAARASPG
- the gndA gene encoding NADP-dependent phosphogluconate dehydrogenase; translated protein: MEKADIGLIGLGVMGSNLALNIAEQGNRVAVFNRTTERTTEFVQSAGALTDRIVPCETIEALAEAIRPPRPVILMIKAGDPVDQQIAHLREVLGKGDSIIDAGNANFRDTLRRFSELKDSGLTFIGMGVSGGEEGARHGPSIMVGGAENAWKRVEKVLVSISAKFEGEPCVAWLGPDGAGHFVKTIHNGIEYADMQMIAEIYGVLRDGVGLEPKEIGGVFGAWNTGRLNSYLIEITEKVLMAQDPETGNPMVDMILDRAGQKGTGKWSVIEAQTLGIPATAIEAAVAARVVSSMKGEREKAQEVYGKLDSGALAGDRAALLNHLELALFAGKIAAYAQGFTVMAAASKEFGWNLPLPTIAKIWRAGCIIRSQFLGTIAEAFQAGGAEDNLLMAPAFVTMMKEAHPSLRHIVARASEAGLPVPALASALAYFDSYRQARGTSNLIQAQRDFFGAHGFERIDAEGAYHGPWGSGLSA
- a CDS encoding DUF6356 family protein, which translates into the protein MTTRIARLFTEHPASVEETYFGHMAFAAWFSSRLFLAAGAALVHAVLPFLFETTASRIVRQLSERTHNRGATEEKPAAALNA
- a CDS encoding Lrp/AsnC family transcriptional regulator, with product MTPQIDITDRRILAELQRDGSLTVDQLSEKVGLSRNACWRRVKRLEEDGVITGRVALVDAEKLGLGLSVFVIVRTSSHDPEWLAKFRAAVTSFPEIIGVYRMSGDLDYVLRARVSDVKAYDRLYQRLIAKVPLSDVSASFVMEEIKETTIVPVEIR
- the dut gene encoding dUTP diphosphatase, yielding MNTSEPNAPLVGVVRLPHSEGLDLPAYETEGAAGLDLRAAVAEDRQMILLPGKRALVPTGLVLEIPHGFEGQIRPRSGLAFKHGITCLNTPGTIDSDYRGEVKVLLVNLGDEDFAITRGMRIAQIVFAAVARASLEERSLAAPTVRGEGGFGSTGTS